The Elusimicrobia bacterium HGW-Elusimicrobia-1 DNA segment TGGTAATACCCCCGAACCCGTCGGAGCGGTCGACTCAGCAGGCCGTTCCCTCCGCTGTTCGTCCGGCGGAAACGACGCAATCGGCCGCGCCGGAGGTAAAAGTTATTTCGCCGTCCGCGGATTCCGCGCCCGCGCCTTTCGTCGATGTCGCCGCGCCTGTCGATCCGTCGGTTTCAAAACCGTCGCCCGCGCCCAAATCCGCTGTTCCCGTCGCAAAAGAGCGCCCGTCGCCCGTAAAATCCGCCGCGCGAACGCATGTCGTCGGCCAGGGCGAAAACTTGCGCAGTATCGCCGCAAAATACTATAATGACCCCGAAAAATGGCGCGTGATTCTGGACGCCAATAAAGACAAAATAATCCGCGGTCAGGTTCGGCCCGGCGTGGAACTTTCCATACCGTAAACAAATATGAACGAATACGAAGATAAGCCGGATAACACGGGACTCGAAGACAAAGCGGTTTCGGATTCATGGGACTGGGTTTCTGCCGAACTCAGAAAACTGGAAGACGAACTCTCGCCGGATTCCGAAATGCTTGAAGTGGTCGATGCCATATCCGTGGCCGATTTCTGGAAGCGTCGTTACGACGAAGAAAGCACGCTTTGGGAACGGAAGCTTCAGATTAAAGAAGAGGAAAAATCCAACCTCAAAGAAAAGACGCAGTCGCACGGAATCGCCCTCAAAGAACTTGAATGGAAATTAAAGGAACTCGACAGACGGTGGCAGCAGGAAAAAATCGTACTTGAGGACCGCCTCAAATCGAAAGAAACGGAAGCCGAGCTCCAAAAAATAAAATTACAGTGGGAAATGCGGCTTGCCGCTCTCGAAGAAGAAAACAAACATCTTAAATCCAATATGTCGGCCGCATCGGGGGCGCCGATGCAACCGTCCGACGCCGGCTCGACGGTCGGCTCGTTTTACCCGTCTTCCGCGGGTTCCGGCGTAGCCGAGGCCAAAGTCAGGGAACTCGAAGAGAGATTGCGTCAGGCCGAGGAAGAATACCGCAAATCGTTAAAAAAACTCGATGAAGAAAAAGAGACGGTAAAACGTCAGCTTGACGGCAAGGAAGACACATTCCGTCAGGAAAAGGCGGCGTGGGAAACCCTCGAAAAAGAGGTCTCCCAGTTGAACCGTCAGATGATAGACCGTCTGAAACTTTTAAGGGAAAGAGAGCAGGATCACTTTACGGTGCTTGAAGACCTCGCCCGGGGTTTCGCTCACAGGGTGCGCAATTATCTGGGCATAATTTCGGGCACCATACAGCTTTGCGTGGCCAATTATAAGATGGACGAGGAATTGAAAGGTCAGCTTGTCATAGTCGACCAGAACGTGGCCGATATGCTCAAATCCATAGAAGAATTTCTCGCTCTGGCGCGGATACCGCAGATGTCGTTCGTTAAAATGTCCATCGCTTCCGTCGCAGATAAAGCGTTGTCCGTCGCGGCGGATAAATTCAAAGCCGTCGGCATTTCCGTGGAAAAAAACTTTGCCGATGTGCCGGAAATAGATATCGACGAAAAACTGATGTCGGAAGCGTTGGGGCATCTTTTTTCAAATGCCGCGGAAGCGATGTCCGGCGGCGGCAATCTTACGGTTTCATTAAGTTACGAGAACGCCAAATCGCTCATAACGTTAAAAATCGCAGACACCGGCGCGGGCGTTTCCGAAGCCCACTTAAAGAAAATATTCCAGCCGTATTTCACCACCAAGAAAAACCGCAAAGGCCTGGGATTAACGTCGGCCAAACGAATAGTCGACCTCCATGGCGCGACTCTCGCCCTTGAAAGCGTCAAAGGCAAGGGAACCGTCGTCAGCATAGTTTTTCTCGTCAAATGATTTTCCGCATTTCCGCTCCGGTATCCGTATCAAGCGTTCCCCGCGGCCTTCGTCCCGCCGCGCGCGTCCTTCTGTCCGGCGAAGTTTTTACGCTTCGCGATATGTCTCTTGCAAAACTCCGGAAACGATCGTCGGTAGTGCCGTTGTCGGGCGCCGCCGTTTATTTTTGCGCGCCTACCCGCGGAGGCGGGTCCCGGCGCAGTCCTGTCTCCTGCGGGCCCACGACTTCCGCGCGTATGGCGGCCGGAATACCTTTTCTCGTCGGACGCGGCGTAAAAATTTTCATAGGAAAAGGACCGCTTCCGTCCGCGATCTTGCGCGTAATTGCGCGCTCCGGCGGGGTATATCTTACCGCCGTCGGCGGATGCGGGGCGTATTATTCGCGTTTCGTAAAGAAGCTCTCCGTCGCGGCGTTTCCGGAATTGGGCGCCGAAGCCGTGCTTAAGCTCGTTGTCGGCGAAATGCCTCTTGCGGTTTCTCCGTCGGTTTCCGAGGATAAAGGATTTTCAAAAAAATAAATGCTTACGGCCATAGATATAGGAAACACCAATATAACTTTCGGGCTTTTCGCCCTTGACGAAGGGCGGGCGCAAAAGGGTCCGCTGCATATGTGGCGTATGTCAACCGACGCGCGTCGCACCTCCGACGAGTATGGAACACAGATGCTGGATTTTTTTCATTACGCATTGCTGAATAAAGAGGACGTGACGTCGGTTGCGGTTTCAAGCGTAGTTCCCGCGCTTAATTCCGTGATAGTTTCCGCTTGCTCGGATTACCTCGGGAAAAAACCGGTCGTTTTCGGCGTGCGGCATTTTGCCGCCGCCAAACTCGGCGTCAGCGTGGATAATCCCGAGGAAGTCGGAGTAGACCGGCTTATGAACGCTTTGGCCGTCAGGGAATTTTTCGGCGCGCCTTCCATAGCGGTGGATTTCGGTACGGCCGTAACTTTCGATTGCGTCGGACGCAAGGGCGATTACGTGGGCGGAGTGATACTGCCCGGACCCTCCGCCGCCGCCGACTTGCTGGCGGCGTCGACGGCAAAATTGCCCAAAGTCGAGCTTCGTCGGCCATCGAATGTTATAGGAAAAAATACGATCGAATGCATACAGTCCGGAATACACCGCGGTTATTCGGCGATGATAAAAAAGTTTATCAAGGACATTCGCGCGGAAATAGGAAGAAATGCCAAGGTCGCGGTAACAGGGGGATTGGCGGTATTGTTCAGAGAAGACATTAAGGCGCTCGGTTCGTTCGTTCCCGAACTTACTCTGGAAGGTGTAAGGTTGCTTTGGAATAAAACTTCAAAACAGGATTAAAGACAGGATTAAGGATTAAGTTTTGTATTTTTTTGCTTAATCCTTAATCCTGAATACAGGAGGAACAATGAAGAGATTTATGATGTTTTTGGCTTTCATCGTTTTTGCGGCGGTTAATACCCGCGCGGCTGCTTTCGACGAGTTCGCCTCGCAGATTCAAGGAAAAGCGGCAGCCGTAATCGAGACGCGCCTGAACGCTCTGGCCGCCGACCTCGGCGGGGCGATAGCGCAGACAAACTTTCATCAGGCCTCTACAATCGGCGGCACCCTGCCGGGTTTGGATGTTGGTGTGCACGTCGGCTATAAGGGGGTATCGTCAAAAAATGTAATACTCAGTGAGGCGAAAGTCAGCGCGCTGACGCTTCCGGTTTTGCAGGTCGAGATAGGCATTCCGGTTATCAATCTCGACGTATTGGCGCGATATGCCGCCATAGACAACTCGTCTTTGACCGGTGGCGGCCTGCGTTATTCGGTTTTTAAGACGATCCCGGCCGATGTCACCATCCTCGGACTCTATAATACTTTGAATGTTACCGCGTCCGGCAACGAATTTTCGGCCACTGTGCTTACCGGTTCGCTCGGTGTGAATTTCAAATTGCCGGTAGTGTCGCCCTATGTGGCCGTCAGTATGGATTCGGTCACTCTTACGCCCGATGCCGCCATAACATCGTACAAAGGGAGCGCTTCTCTTACTCGTTTGGACGCCGGCATCAATTTCGGACTGATACCGTTTACGTATATCAATATAGGCGGTTCGTATTACCTGGCCGAAGAGTCGTCCGTAGGATACCGCGCAGGTATGGGAGTCAAGTTCTGATTGGGCCGTATGCCGGGTTTGATTGTTCGCCCCGTTTTGCCGTTACCGTCGGTTTTTTGTATAATCGGCTAAAGAATCCGGAGGTTGAAAGAATATGCAGATGGAATCATTGGAAAAAGAATTTAAAGAGGCGTTGTCCAGCGGCGAGCAGATCCTCGGCGCTCTTTCTAAAAAGTTTTTCCGCGCGGTCGACGTTCTTAAAGGGGATATTATTTATGGCGCGCGGCTGGGCAGTCTTAAACTCAAGGAGCAGTCCTTAAATCGCGCCAAGGCCAGAGTTCTCTATGCCATAGGGAAAATAATTTACAAGCAGTATCTCAGGGGCGAGATTAAGGACGAGGGTCTCAAGAAACTTTGCGAACACTACGGCAAGCTCGAAGAAATATCCAGAAAATATTACGGCGCAGAGAAAAAAATTAAAAAGAATATAAAATCGCCGATATAAAAATAAGGATTAAGTGGTAAGTATGTAGCGGGCGAATTGCTATTCGCCGAATTTGTGGGATGGCAATCCCATCGCTACCGACGAAGTGGGCGACTTAATTCTTAATTCTGTGTTTTACGGGGCAGTAGCTCAATTGGTAGAGCGTCCGCTTGGCGTGCGGGAGGTCAGGGGTTCAAATCCCCTCTGCTCCATTTTTTTATTTCAAAGAAACGGCGGCGGCCCGGGAAAAATCCGTCTGTCGTGTAAATCCCCCGAATAAGTGTGGAAACGCGTAAACTTCTCTCTTGCCGTCATTGTTCCTGCGGCGCTTGTACTGCTGCTCTTGTCCCCCCGTCCGCTTTTTTCTAAAAATCGCGCGTTATTTATCTACGAAGGCGGTGCCTCTCACGACGCTGCTCTGCTCGAATTTTCCCGCCAGAAATATATTTCATTCAACGACCTTGCCCGAATATATCATCTGTCGCTTTCTTTCCGGCCCGTCTCGGGTAAAGTGAGTTTAAGCGCGTACAACCGGCGCGCGGATTTTATAATAAATTCCGACCGCTACAGCTTATCCGGTGTGTCCAAACGGATGCGTCTTCCCGTGCGGCTTTCGCGCGGCATGGCGTACATCAGCGTCGATTTTCTTTCGTCCGATGCCTTTGCCGATTTTACGGAGACGGAAACTCTCAGTTATCCGGATACGGGCACCTATGTGGTGTCCGTAAGGCACAATGTGCTGCCGGCCAGATTTCACTCGCGGTCCGACGGCACCAAAATATTAATAGGCACAAAAGACGGCGCGGCGCTTTCGGCCAATAAACTCTCCGCCGGCCGCCTTACTCTTGAATATTCCAGGGGAAGAGTTATAGAAGAGTCCGTGTCCGTGGATGACGGAATGGTCAGAGAGATCCGCCATTCCAATAAGGGGCGCACGGCGTTCGTGGAGATATTTTTGAGTGAAAATGCCTCGGCTCCCGCGGTGACAGTTTCCGACGACGGCACGACCGTAGTTTTCGTTCCCCGCTCGATGATGGCTCCCGCTGCGGCGGTGATGAGCGCCCTTGCGGAAGAGACATCATCGTCTACCGACCCCGCCGTCTCGCCTTCGCCCGAACTAACCGCTTTTTTGGTATCGACCGCCGTCACCGCCGCCGCGTCCGCTCCGGTTGCGGTCAAAGCCCGTCCGACCGTCTCATTAAGACCGGCTACGCCCACCATAGGGAAGCCCAAAACCAGAATTGTGCTCGATGCCGGACACGGCGGAGAAGACCCGGGCGCCGTAGGATCCAACGGCACACTTGAGAAAGACGTCAATCTGGCCATAGTGCTGGAACTTCAGCGGCTTTTTGCCGACGACGAAAATATCGAAATAATACTGACCCGCTTCGACGACACATTTATTCCTCTGGTCGACAGAACCACTCTGGCCAACGAAAAAACCGCCGACCTTTTCATATCGGTGCATTGTAACGCCTCGATGAAGCGCAGCGGCGGCGGCTACGAGGTTTATTTTCTCTCGGAAACGGCCTCCGATATGGAGGCGATGGCCACGCAGATTTTGGAAAACTCCGTCGTCGAACTCGAAAAAAAGAAAGACAGGAAACGAACCAAGATTCAAGAACTCCTGTGGTCTATGATAGTCAACGAATTTATCAACGAGTCGTCCGAACTCTGCTATCTGACAACCATAGAAATACCCAGAAGAATCAAAGTCGAAAACAGGGGCGTCAAACAGGCCGGTTTTTACGTTTTGCGCGGAGCGCAGATGCCGGCTATACTGGTTGAGTGCGCTTTTTTATCGAACCCTGTCGAAGAGACAAAGCTTCGCAATCCAGCATACCAAAAGCGCATCGCCGACGGACTTTACGTGTCGGTGAAACAATATCTTAAACGCAAGGGCGGAGCCGAGTAAACGAAACCGCGCCCTGCGACGAGGATTTTTATATGGATTCAAGACCTTTGGGAGTTTTTGATTCGGGAGTCGGCGGATTGACGGTAGCAAGAGAAATAATGCGACGCTTTCCGCGCGAAAGCATAGTTTATTTCGGCGACACCGCGCGGGTTCCCTACGGAACAAAATCGGCCGAGACCATAAGGCGTTACTCCGCGCAGATAGCCGATTTTCTGTTGTCAAAAAAAGTCAAGGCCATAGTCGTCGCCTGCAACACCGCCTCCGCGCTGGCTCTTCGAGCGCTGCGGTTAAAGTACAAGCTCCCGATAATCGGCGTCATAGAACCCGCCTGCCGTCTGGCCGTGTCCGGCTCTCGTCGTGGAAGGATAGGCGTTATAGGCACGGAGGCCACCGTGCGAAGCGGGGCATATCCGTCGGCCATAAAAAAGATTTCCTCTCGCGCCGCGGTGACGGCCATGGCTTGCCCGCTTCTTGTTCCGCTGGCCGAAGAGGGACGTTTGAGCGGAAGCATTACGGAAGCAATTCTTAAAGATTATCTCAAGGGAATGACGGGCGGACGACTCGACACTCTGATACTGGGGTGCACCCACTATCCGCTTTTGGCCCCCGCGATTAAAAAAGTCGCGGGAAAAAATATTAAAGTTGTCGATTCGGCCCGAGCCGTGGTTTCGGAACTCGGGAAAATTCTGTCTTCCGGCGGACTCGCCGCCTCGCCCGCAGGAAAACATCCGCCGCACCGTTTTTACGTCAGCGATTCTCCCGACCGTTTTGCGAAAATGGGAAAAAGGTTTCTCCGCGCGCGTTTCAACGCTTCGGTGACAAAAGTGAATCTTAAGGAGGCGGACAGTGTATAAAATATCCGTCGAGGACTCGTTTTCCGCCGCTCACCGTCTGCGCGGCTACAAGGGAAAATGCGAAAAAATGCACGGGCACAACTGGCGCGTCCGTCTGAGTGTGTCAGGGACAGAACTTGATTCCAAAGGTCTGCTGCTCGATTTTTCCGGACTCAAAAAGATGCTCGGAAATATTCTCGCGGCACTCGACCACGAAGACCTGTCCCGCGTTCCGCCGTTTAACAAAATAAATCCATCCGCGGAAAACATAGCCCGCCATATTTTTGACAGAGCCGCTTCGGCTCTCCCGTCAAAAAAATATCCGGGGCTGCGTATCGAGACGGTGTCCGTATGGGAATCCGATAAAAGCCGCGCGGATTACAGCGCCGGATAATCAGGGCAAAAATATTGAAAGCGGGCAAACTTTGAAAAAAAGAAAAGCCATTGTGCTTCTGTCGGGGGGGCTCGACTCGGCCACTTGTCTTTATCAC contains these protein-coding regions:
- a CDS encoding fumarate hydratase, translated to MIFRISAPVSVSSVPRGLRPAARVLLSGEVFTLRDMSLAKLRKRSSVVPLSGAAVYFCAPTRGGGSRRSPVSCGPTTSARMAAGIPFLVGRGVKIFIGKGPLPSAILRVIARSGGVYLTAVGGCGAYYSRFVKKLSVAAFPELGAEAVLKLVVGEMPLAVSPSVSEDKGFSKK
- a CDS encoding pantothenate kinase; this encodes MLTAIDIGNTNITFGLFALDEGRAQKGPLHMWRMSTDARRTSDEYGTQMLDFFHYALLNKEDVTSVAVSSVVPALNSVIVSACSDYLGKKPVVFGVRHFAAAKLGVSVDNPEEVGVDRLMNALAVREFFGAPSIAVDFGTAVTFDCVGRKGDYVGGVILPGPSAAADLLAASTAKLPKVELRRPSNVIGKNTIECIQSGIHRGYSAMIKKFIKDIRAEIGRNAKVAVTGGLAVLFREDIKALGSFVPELTLEGVRLLWNKTSKQD
- a CDS encoding glutamate racemase, yielding MDSRPLGVFDSGVGGLTVAREIMRRFPRESIVYFGDTARVPYGTKSAETIRRYSAQIADFLLSKKVKAIVVACNTASALALRALRLKYKLPIIGVIEPACRLAVSGSRRGRIGVIGTEATVRSGAYPSAIKKISSRAAVTAMACPLLVPLAEEGRLSGSITEAILKDYLKGMTGGRLDTLILGCTHYPLLAPAIKKVAGKNIKVVDSARAVVSELGKILSSGGLAASPAGKHPPHRFYVSDSPDRFAKMGKRFLRARFNASVTKVNLKEADSV
- the queD gene encoding 6-carboxytetrahydropterin synthase QueD, translated to MYKISVEDSFSAAHRLRGYKGKCEKMHGHNWRVRLSVSGTELDSKGLLLDFSGLKKMLGNILAALDHEDLSRVPPFNKINPSAENIARHIFDRAASALPSKKYPGLRIETVSVWESDKSRADYSAG